Part of the Pseudomonadota bacterium genome is shown below.
AAGAAATTGGTAGCCATAACCATATTCCAAACGGAGCAACTATAAGGCCTGTATATGCAAAAAATTTATACAATGGCCTAATGCCTATTGTTTCTATATTATCGATGCTTGCTTCCATTTTTGTTTAGACACACAACGCTTTAAATAAGCTGCGCCGCCTCTTTGGTGCAGATTTGGCGCGGACGTTCTCGGCGTCTGCTTAATTTTATTGTTATGTGATTTCGAGGATGATTATCATGGCACAAATTTTTATCACCTTAGTGATTGATGATGAAGAAACTGTTGAAAATTACAAAGAATGTGACCCTGACTATATTATGGATGATCTGTGGGATGGGAACCTAATCAAACAATGTTCAATGGTTGACGTTGTGGTTGAAGAATAATTTTACACATAACGCCATTATCAGCGGGCGCACTCGCTGGAATAACAATAACCAAGGAGATATTATGAGACAAGAAAATACCACAGAGAACGGACGTTCTAGCGTTCCGCTGGATAAAATTGTTATGCAAAATGGTTCGGTGGTTAAATTTGTAAAAAGTTGCGATGACAAGCCATTTGTTGGCACTGGCAAGATATTCTTTTGCCCGGAGTGTGGTTGCCCAACCAATGAAAAAACTGGTGCGATTATGTGCGAGTGCTTTGCATAACATCAAGTCTGCGGACGCCTGACCTATTGGAATAGGCGGATGGTAACCTATCACTTTGGACTTACAATCGGACGGCGCCTTCATTAAGCTTGACCAGTAATTCCTGGGAATCGCTGGCTCCTTTCCCTATCCTACAAATACTCTTTCCTGTCAATGAATCAGAGAGATCCTCTCTTGTCAACAAGAGAAGGTTCAGGTCTTGATTTTTGTTTGGCTTTACTCCTTTTGCCGCGCTGGATTTTTGCTGTAATAGGCGGAAGTCCAACCTATTGGAATGGGCGGAAGTCTCACCTATTGGGATAGGCGGAATCCGTACCTATTGGAAAAGGCGGAATCATTTTGCAAATTGCATCTCAATGTAAAAAAAATATTGACAATGGTAAATACAATGTGCGAGTAATTAAACACTGTTTACGCAACCTAGCTGTGAGGTTTTTACGGGAGGATGAAGACATGGATGCGGGATTAAGCAAAAAATACAGAGCAACAGTTGGAGCGCAGGTGAAATCCAAAAAGGTGGTTGAATTTTATTGTCATTGGGTCAAAAGTCTTGAAAAGACCTTTCCTGATAAGCCATTAAACATCATGACCGGCGATGAGATTCAATCTTATCTGAATCTTATGGTTTCTCGGAATAAATATCAGGTCTGGCAGCTGGAACAGGTTAATGATTCTTTCCGACTGCTGTTTGAAGTCTGCCTGAAATTACCTTGGGCCAGCCCCTGGCCGGTTCGTCTTGATGATTCAGCAAAAGCATCTGATTCTCTGAAAAAAATATTCCCCGGCTCTGATGCGCCAAACAAATTTAAGGATACCACAAATTATAATGGAGTTGCTTTGCGCTGCCCTGGTCTTCTTGACAAAACCAGAACCGTTTTGCGAACCTTGCATTATGCCTATAAAACCGAAAAGACATACCTGGAGTGGATCTGCCGATACATAAATTTCATTAATTTAAAAGAGCCGGATTCCGCAGGCCCAGAGGAAGTTAACAGATATCTTGAATATCTGGCCACCCGGCGAGAGGTGGCCGGGAACACTCAACGACAGGCTCTTAACGCCCTCGTATTTCTTTATGACAAAGTCCTCGAAAAGCCACTTGGGGAAATTGGGGCCTATGCAAAACCCAAAAAGCCACAACGGCTGCCGGTGGTCTTTACCAAGGACGAAGTAGACCAGGTGCTGGAGGCAATCGAAGGCACTGTCGGCCTGATGGCCGGTCTATTATACGGGAGTGGGTTGCGACTTACTGAGTGTATTCGTTTGCGGGTCAAGGATATTGATTTTGAACGCCAACAGCTTCTGGTTCGAGGCAAGGGTGACAAGGACAGAGTCACGGTCTTGCCAGAGCGTTCCCAGGAACCTCTCCGGGAACATCTGCAGCGGGTCAAGGAACTACACGATGCGGACCTGAAAAATGGTCATGGAGAAGTGTATCTTCCCACGGCCCTCGCAAGGAAATATCCGAATGATCTCACGGCCTGGGGCTGGCAATACGTCTTCCCTTCGGCCAATCTTTCCATTGATCCAAGAGGAGGCAAAGTGCGCAGGCATCATGTCAACGACACCACCTTGCAGAAAGCCGTGAAACGGGCGGTGCGGGAAAACGGTCTGACTAGACAGGGAAGCTGTCATACTCTGCGCCACTCGTTCGCAACCCATCTCCTGGAAGACGGTTATGATATCCGCACCGTCCAAGAGCTACTCGGCCACGCCGATGTCTCAACCACCATGATTTACACCCACGTACTCAATCGACCGGGCATTGCGGTGAAAAGCCCGGCCGACCGACCGAAGAAAGCAAAGGCAGTTCTTTTGCCCCGAAAAAAATCTCGATAGGAGCCAGTTCATGCGTAACCTGCTGACGCCAAAGCAACAGCGCGTTCTTGAATACCTGATGGCGGAAATTACCGGCCGGGGCTTTGCCCCCAGCTTACGGGAAACGGCGGCGGCATTGGGGATCAGCCATGCCGCAGTCGGCCAATATATAAAAACCCTGGAACAAAAGGGATGCATTCGCCGGGAGGGACGTTATGGCCGGGAAATCACGGTGCTTGCCGGGGGGGAAGGTGTCACCACGGGACAATTGAAACGCCAGCGTTTCCGGGAGGTGCCGATCGTCGGCAGGGTTGCCGCCGGCCTGCCCTTATATGCACAGCAGGAATGGGACGGCTCGGTCATTGTCGATGGCGATATCTACCGGGGAGACAATCTCTTTGCTCTGCGGGTCCAGGGTGACTCCATGAAAGATGCCGGGATTCTGCCGGGGGATCTGGTCCTCTGCGAACCCCGGCAATATGCCGAAAACGGCGAAATCGTGGTGGCGCTGATCGAGCATGAGGAAACCACCGTGAAACGATTTTTCCTGCATCCGGACCATATTGAATTGCGACCTGAAAGCGCTCAACACCAGCCATTACTGTACAATTTCGGCGAGGTACTGATCCAGGGGAAGGTCATCGGCCTCCAACGTGGTCCGGTGAATCCCATTTTGTGATATTCGTTTCCCGACAAACCATCGGGAAATGGAGGCTTGTTCAAAGCTGAGAGAGTCAATTGCTGCTGGTAATCAGCAGGTTGACGAGCGAGAGCAGGCCGATCAGCCACATGACCGGGGAGACCTCTTTTGCCCTGCCGCTCAGTGCGGAGATCACCACATAGGAGAGGAAGCCTACGGTAAGCCCGGTGGCGATGCTGAAGGTGAGCGGCATCAGGACGATGGTCAGAAAGGCTGGCAGGGCCATCCGGAAATCGGCAAAATCGATCTCTTTGATACTCCTGAACATGAACACCCCGACCACGATCAGGGCCGGGGCCGTGGCAAAGGAGGGCACGGCGCCGATCAGCGGGGCGAAGAAAAGGGCGAGGAGGAAGAACCCGGCGGTGCAGACCGAGGCGAGTCCGGTCCGGGCGCCATCGGCGATTCCCGAGGCCGATTCGATATAGGTGGTTGTGGTGCTGGTACCGATGAGCGCGCCTGCGATGGTGGCGATTGCGTCTGCCTCGAGCATCCGGTCGATATTCCGGATGGTGCCGTCCGGCTCCACGTGACCCGACTCATACGAACAGGCGACAATGGTGCCGATGGAATCAAAGAGATCGACGAACATGAAGGAGAAGATCGCCCCGGCAAGGCCCCATTTGAGCGAGGCGAGGATATCGAGCTTGAAGAAAAGCGGCGCAAGCGACGGCGGCGTCGATACGAGGCTCCCCACCATCCGCACCTCGCCGAAGACAATCCCGAGGAGGGCGGTGGCGAGAATCCCGAGGAGAATCGCCCCCCGGACCTTCTTCACCTCCATCACCGCAATCACCGTAAGCCCGAAAAGCCCGAGCAGCACCGGCCGGGTCAGCTCACCCATCGCCACCAGGGTTGGCTTGCTTGCCACGATCAGCCCCAGGTTCTTCATGCCGATAAAGGTGATAAAAAGCCCGATCCCGGCTGCGGCGGCAATCCGTAAACCCGCAGGAATCGCATTGACGATCTTCTCCCGGATCCCGACCACGGTCAGGACCAGGAACAGCACCCCGGAAACAAAGACCACCCCGAGCGCGGTCTGCCAGCTCAGTCCCTGGCCGAGGACCAGGGTATAGGTAAAAAAGGCGTTCAGTCCCATCCCGGGGGCCATCGCAAAAGGGACCCTGCCCCAGAGCCCGATCAGCAGGGTGCCGAAAAATCCGGCCAGGCAGGTGGCGGTGATCAGGGCCGGCTTGTCCATCCCGGCGGCGCTTAAAATGGCCGGATTGACGAAGATGATATAGGCCATGGTCAGAAAGGTGGTCAACCCCCCGACAAATTCCCGGCCGACCGTGGTTTTATGCTGTTCGAGTTCGAAAAATCCGGTGATGGAGTTCATGGTTTCCGATGTTCTTCATGCTAAAGCCGGGAGCCGGGAGCCGGGAGCCGGGAGCCAGGAGCCAGGAGCCAGGAGCCAGGAGCCAGGAGCCAGGAGCCAGGAGCCAGGAGCCAGGAGCCAGGAGAAAAATAAACCACCCGGACGCCTGACGCAACAACTTAACATGTTGATTTGATTGAATTTTGTACGATTCAGTCATTCCGGGCACGAAGTCTACGCTATCCGACCCGGAATGACAAGCATGAGTCTACAATCCACTCCTCGACCTCGCACCTCGCATTTTACATTTTGCATTTCACATTCTTCATTTTGCATTTTTCATTTTGCATTTTACATTGTTATTTCTTCACTCTTCTAAAAACCCCCAGTACGGATAATCAAACCGATACCGCGCCACCAGCCCCGGGCTGTGTTCACGGCTGGCAACGAGCCACAGGGAGTTGACCCTTTCCGACTCCGCGCTCTGCTTCACCGGGTCCCACTCGGGCAGGAAAACGAGGGCGTTGTCGGCGGTGTACTCGATGTCGCCGGAGCCCTTGAACATCCCCATGTGCGGCACTCCGTCGTAGCGGTCTTCCGCCTGGCGGTTCAGCTCGGAGAGGACCAGGAATGCTGCCTGGTGCTCGTCCCGGATCGATTCGAACTCCCGGAGCCAGGCGTCGATCCCGGTCCGGCGTTCGGAAAAATCCTTGAACGGCAGCTTGTGCAGACTGTCGATGACGATCACGATATCGTCCCGCCTGCTCTCATGACGGAGAAAATCGATATGCCGCCGCATGATCTCCGGCGAGAGCTTGCGGTCGTTGACCACCCGGAAATACTCGAGGATCGCCCGCAGCTCCTTTTCCGCTCCGGCAACCCTCTCCTTTTCGTCGCCCTCGGGGCTGCCTGCGACGAAACTTGCCACCGGCACCTTCCCCAATCGGGCAATGGTCCGCTGGTACACCTTCTGGCGGCCGTTTTCAAAATCGTAATAGATCACCGGCACCTTTCGCGCGGCCATCCCGGTGGCAAACTGCATGGCCAGGGTCGACTTGCCCGCCTTGGGAGCGCCGCCGATGATGTTGATCCCGTGCACCCCGCCGAGCGCCTGGTCAAAG
Proteins encoded:
- a CDS encoding integron integrase, with amino-acid sequence MVSRNKYQVWQLEQVNDSFRLLFEVCLKLPWASPWPVRLDDSAKASDSLKKIFPGSDAPNKFKDTTNYNGVALRCPGLLDKTRTVLRTLHYAYKTEKTYLEWICRYINFINLKEPDSAGPEEVNRYLEYLATRREVAGNTQRQALNALVFLYDKVLEKPLGEIGAYAKPKKPQRLPVVFTKDEVDQVLEAIEGTVGLMAGLLYGSGLRLTECIRLRVKDIDFERQQLLVRGKGDKDRVTVLPERSQEPLREHLQRVKELHDADLKNGHGEVYLPTALARKYPNDLTAWGWQYVFPSANLSIDPRGGKVRRHHVNDTTLQKAVKRAVRENGLTRQGSCHTLRHSFATHLLEDGYDIRTVQELLGHADVSTTMIYTHVLNRPGIAVKSPADRPKKAKAVLLPRKKSR
- the lexA gene encoding transcriptional repressor LexA, which gives rise to MRNLLTPKQQRVLEYLMAEITGRGFAPSLRETAAALGISHAAVGQYIKTLEQKGCIRREGRYGREITVLAGGEGVTTGQLKRQRFREVPIVGRVAAGLPLYAQQEWDGSVIVDGDIYRGDNLFALRVQGDSMKDAGILPGDLVLCEPRQYAENGEIVVALIEHEETTVKRFFLHPDHIELRPESAQHQPLLYNFGEVLIQGKVIGLQRGPVNPIL
- a CDS encoding NCS2 family permease — its product is MNSITGFFELEQHKTTVGREFVGGLTTFLTMAYIIFVNPAILSAAGMDKPALITATCLAGFFGTLLIGLWGRVPFAMAPGMGLNAFFTYTLVLGQGLSWQTALGVVFVSGVLFLVLTVVGIREKIVNAIPAGLRIAAAAGIGLFITFIGMKNLGLIVASKPTLVAMGELTRPVLLGLFGLTVIAVMEVKKVRGAILLGILATALLGIVFGEVRMVGSLVSTPPSLAPLFFKLDILASLKWGLAGAIFSFMFVDLFDSIGTIVACSYESGHVEPDGTIRNIDRMLEADAIATIAGALIGTSTTTTYIESASGIADGARTGLASVCTAGFFLLALFFAPLIGAVPSFATAPALIVVGVFMFRSIKEIDFADFRMALPAFLTIVLMPLTFSIATGLTVGFLSYVVISALSGRAKEVSPVMWLIGLLSLVNLLITSSN